The Acidimicrobiia bacterium genome contains the following window.
ACGACGTCGTCGCCCGGGTGCGCGCGCCGCTCCTTCACGTGCTCGACGAGGAAGCGATGCAGCGCGGCGAGATCGTCGACCGCGGGCGTCTCGGCGTCGGGAGTGCTGATCGCGGCGTCGGACCAGCGGCGGAAGTCGTCGCGATCGCCGTGCGCGACGCCGAGCAGCTCCGCGATGACGAGGACCGGGAACGGCGCCGCGATCGCGTCGACGACGTCGACGGCGTCCCCCGGTGCGAGGGGGTCGAGCACCGCCCGCGCCTGCTCCCGGATGCGCGCTTCCAGACGGCCGACCGCGCGCGGTGTGAACCGCCGGCTCACCACGCGGCGCCACACGCCGTGCCGGGGCGGGTCCATGTGGATCAGCGACCCTTCGATCCCGCCGCCCGCGCGCAGCGGGTCGTGCACGAGGACGCCGCGTCCGGAGCAGAACCGCTCGGGGTCACGGCTGATCTCGCGCACGTCCTCGTAGCACGCCACGGTCCAGGAGCTCGGCGCGAACCGGTGGACGGGCGCCTCGCGCCGCAGCCGGGCGAGCAGCTCGTAGTAGTCGTCGCGCGTGAACAGCCCGATCTGTTCGGGGTCGACCCGGAGCTCGCCCGGCCCGTCGTCGACGGAGCGCGTCATACGAACGAGGTCTCCTCGCTCAGCCCGAGCTCGGGCCACGCGCCGACGACCGCCGTCTGCAGGTTGCCCCACCCGCGCCCGCGACCGACGGGATCGTCGACGCGCACGACCGCGTCGCGGATCTGGTGGATCCGGTGC
Protein-coding sequences here:
- a CDS encoding cytochrome P450, producing the protein MTRSVDDGPGELRVDPEQIGLFTRDDYYELLARLRREAPVHRFAPSSWTVACYEDVREISRDPERFCSGRGVLVHDPLRAGGGIEGSLIHMDPPRHGVWRRVVSRRFTPRAVGRLEARIREQARAVLDPLAPGDAVDVVDAIAAPFPVLVIAELLGVAHGDRDDFRRWSDAAISTPDAETPAVDDLAALHRFLVEHVKERRAHPGDDVVSELVTADVDGRRVSTSEAVGYCLTLLVAGNETTRHLVSGSVLALFEHPEQRALLAREPARIGSAVEECLRWITPVQAFGRTATRDTEVHATPVRAGDWLVMLYASANRDETVYGPTADRFDVTRPVDSAHLAFGFGEHMCLGAALARLEGRVMLEELLARFPEYAVAGDPRWTRSTLVRGLESLPVVLR